From the genome of Tenericutes bacterium MZ-XQ:
GCTTTATATCCATCAGCAAACAAATCTTCTAGATATAAAGTTTTACCGATGACTGTATTCGTTTTTAACTTAACACCATGTATCATCAATTGCTGAATTTCTTTTTCTACAATTGCTTTTGGTAATCTAAACTCTGGAATACCATAAACTAAAACACCACCAGGCATATGTAGTGCTTCAAATATAGTGATATCATATCCTAATTTTAAAAGTTGACATGCACAAGATAATCCTGCAGGTCCACTACCTACAATTGCAACTTTCTTATGATTTCTATTGATTTCAAAACCACAACCTAATTCGCTATGTTCATAATGATAATCTGCAGCAAATCTTTCTAAACGTCCAATGGCTACACTTTCACCTTTGATACCTCTGACACATACTTTTTCACATTGGTTTTCTTGGGGACACACTCTACCACAAACCGCAGGTAACATCGATTCATTTAGAATGATTTGATAAGCTTTTTCAAGATTTTCTTCTTTGATTTCATGAATAAAACTTGGAATATCGATATGAACAGGACATGCATCTACGCATGGTTTATGTTTACATTCCAGACATCGATTTGCTTCCAAAACAGCATCTTCTAAATTGTATCCTAATGCGACTTCACAAAACGTATTCTGCCTTTTTTCGCTATCTAATAAAGGCATTTTTGTTTTCTCTAATGAAAGGTTCTTCATGCTTCACCTCTTTTAAGTACATCTTCGAAGTCTTTTTGCTCTTTTAATCGGTAAGCCATGTTTCTTTTTAATAAGGCATCATAATCGACTTGATGACCATCAAAATCAGGACCATCAACACAGGCAAACTTTATGCCATCTCCAACTTTAACCCTACATCCTCCACACATGCCTGTTCCATCAATCATGATTGGATTTAAACTGACTGTTGTTGGTATTTGATAATTTTTAGTCATATCACTTACAGCTTTCATCATAGGAATTGGTCCGATTGCAAAAACATGATCATATGATTGATCTTTTTTTAATATCTTATTCAACTGATCTGTCACAAATCCTTTTTCACCATAACTGCCATCATCTGTCGTCATATATTGATGATTTGTAACTGTTTCAAAGGCTTCTTTTAAAATGATTTGATCTTTGGATTTGAATCCTAAAATTAATTCTACTTGAGTATTTTGCTCGAATAGTGCTTTACATAAAGGATATGCGATTGCTGAGCCGACACCGCCACCAATAACCAAAACTTTTTTTAGATTTTCAATTTCTGTAGGTTTTCCTAAAGGTCCAACAAAATCTAATATATCATCGCCTTCACTTAGCATATTTAAAAGATAAGTTGTTTTACCAACAACTTGAAATATAATGGTTACACTCTTTAAAGCATGATCAATATCAGCTATCGTAAGGGGGATTCTTTCTCCCTTTTCATCAACTCTTAAAATGATAAATTGACCAGCTTTTGCATGTCTAGTGACATCAGGCGCAAGTACCTTCATCAATGTAATTGTAGGTGTTAATGATTTTTTGTAAATGATTTTATACATAATGAAAGCCCTTTCCTCTTTTATATAATTATATCATGAGATTACTAAAAAAAAGAAAAGCCTTTAAGATTTATCTTAAAGACTTATACATTTTCTTGAATTTTTTCTAGTTTATTACGTTTTCTTTCAATTTCTATTTTAGGTTTGAAATCAATTCTTAAATAAAAATAAATACCCGGTAAAATAATGACGAAATTACTAATCAACATTGCATACCAAATCCCACTACTGCCAACATCTGTTAAATACTTAAACATTAGAATGATTGGTATTCTTAAAATCCACAATCTAGTAATTGAAAAAACGAAAGTGAATTTTGTATTACCAGTTCCATTAAAGGTTCCCATAAAGGTTTGAAAGATACCCATGAGTGGTAAACCAATCAATAAATAAAACATATATTCAACCCCTAAAGCTAAAGCAACG
Proteins encoded in this window:
- a CDS encoding ferredoxin-NADP reductase is translated as MYKIIYKKSLTPTITLMKVLAPDVTRHAKAGQFIILRVDEKGERIPLTIADIDHALKSVTIIFQVVGKTTYLLNMLSEGDDILDFVGPLGKPTEIENLKKVLVIGGGVGSAIAYPLCKALFEQNTQVELILGFKSKDQIILKEAFETVTNHQYMTTDDGSYGEKGFVTDQLNKILKKDQSYDHVFAIGPIPMMKAVSDMTKNYQIPTTVSLNPIMIDGTGMCGGCRVKVGDGIKFACVDGPDFDGHQVDYDALLKRNMAYRLKEQKDFEDVLKRGEA